The proteins below are encoded in one region of Peptoniphilus sp. GNH:
- a CDS encoding phage tail tape measure protein, with product MANRIKGITVEIGGDTTKLQTALKQVNTEIKHTQSELRDVNKLLKLDPGNTELISQKHKLLGQTLEETKNKLTSLKEAQKQAEQALAEGKISQEQYDALKREIIETEQALKSLERQGATTNQTLQNIAITGEKWQNTGQNIENVGRKMMPVSLAVAGLGVAAVKTASDFDSGMSKVKAVSGATGSDFDALREKAREMGAKTKFSASEAAEAMNYMAMAGWKSKDMISGIEGVMNLAAASGEDLATTSDIVTDALTAFGLKAEDSSHFADVLAAASSNANTNVSLMGETFKYAAPIAGTLGYSVEDTAVAIGLMANAGIKGSQAGTALRSGLTRLASPTKEVINGMSMLGLSIEDVQGLSLDETLSTFRVAFANLDGTQKAQAASMIFGKNAMSGMLAIINASEKDYNSLSDAIYNADGTAEKMAATMQDNLAGQLKILQSALEELAISFGELLMPAVRKAVDILTKLVNGLNALPGPVKGIIAGIGLFIAALGPVLMIVGKLVWSIGTIMTKGPLIIGGITKIVGIFTGTLIPAITAVVSAIGIVPIAIGAVIAGLVLLWKKCDWFREGLISIWDTIKESTVAIWNGIKEFFANLWQGISDSWTSTWTEITTFLSEFWSGFIEGVKTTWKGIKDFFANLWNGLSEGWNTIWTSITTFLTESWNTFIEGAKSLWQSLGEFFTSLWTGIKTIFTNIWTAISTTTTEVFTAVSEFIRTTWESIKTLISTVLDAIKVKVETIWNGLKEFLTTVITAIGEFISTSWTNIKTTIETILTSIKAVLESVWNGIKTFMSSTMNNIKSFVSSAWNSIKSTISSAVNTAKSAVSSAFNSMRSSISSTMSNIQSTIRNGFNNEVNHIKNLASQAYTWGADMINGIARGIRSAISNVTSAVSNVASTIRSYLHFSVPDVGPLTDYESWMPDFMEGLSKGIEKSRRLVQSSMENVASDMVLSPNISSLGIGRHDKEPIVNGIDIGRQISDALANINLKSENSGDIVIPVYLGGTLLDEVIVNASMRKNLRSGGR from the coding sequence TTGGCAAATAGAATAAAAGGGATAACTGTTGAGATTGGTGGGGATACTACCAAATTACAGACAGCTTTAAAACAAGTTAATACAGAGATTAAACATACTCAATCGGAACTGCGTGATGTTAACAAACTTCTTAAACTTGATCCTGGAAATACTGAACTTATCTCCCAAAAGCATAAGCTATTAGGACAGACCTTAGAAGAAACAAAAAATAAACTAACATCATTAAAAGAGGCACAAAAACAAGCTGAACAGGCTCTTGCAGAGGGTAAAATTTCACAAGAACAATATGATGCCCTTAAACGAGAGATTATTGAAACAGAACAAGCTCTTAAATCTTTAGAAAGGCAAGGGGCAACCACTAATCAAACTCTGCAAAACATAGCTATTACTGGAGAAAAATGGCAAAACACAGGGCAAAATATAGAAAATGTAGGAAGAAAAATGATGCCAGTATCTCTTGCAGTAGCAGGTCTTGGGGTAGCGGCAGTAAAGACTGCATCAGATTTTGACTCTGGCATGTCAAAGGTAAAAGCAGTATCTGGTGCAACAGGGTCTGACTTTGATGCTCTGAGGGAAAAGGCTCGTGAAATGGGAGCCAAAACAAAGTTCTCAGCATCTGAAGCGGCAGAGGCTATGAACTACATGGCCATGGCTGGTTGGAAAAGTAAAGATATGATTAGTGGTATTGAAGGAGTCATGAACCTTGCTGCAGCTAGTGGTGAGGACTTAGCTACTACTTCAGATATCGTAACAGATGCCCTTACAGCCTTTGGTTTAAAAGCAGAAGACTCTTCTCACTTTGCTGATGTTCTTGCTGCTGCATCATCTAATGCCAATACCAATGTTTCATTAATGGGTGAAACCTTCAAATATGCTGCGCCTATTGCTGGGACACTTGGCTATTCAGTTGAAGATACAGCAGTAGCTATAGGTTTAATGGCTAACGCAGGAATAAAAGGCTCACAAGCAGGGACAGCTTTAAGGTCTGGACTAACAAGACTCGCATCACCAACTAAAGAAGTTATTAATGGAATGTCCATGTTGGGATTATCTATTGAAGATGTACAGGGGCTTTCACTTGATGAGACTCTAAGCACCTTTAGAGTTGCCTTTGCTAACTTAGACGGAACTCAAAAAGCACAAGCAGCATCCATGATATTTGGTAAAAATGCCATGTCTGGAATGTTGGCAATTATAAATGCCAGTGAAAAAGACTATAACAGTTTGAGTGATGCCATTTATAACGCAGATGGAACAGCAGAAAAAATGGCTGCTACTATGCAGGATAACTTAGCTGGTCAATTAAAGATTTTACAATCTGCCTTAGAAGAATTAGCTATATCCTTTGGAGAACTTTTAATGCCTGCTGTTAGAAAAGCAGTAGATATATTAACAAAACTGGTAAATGGACTTAATGCCCTTCCAGGACCAGTAAAAGGTATTATTGCAGGTATCGGTCTTTTTATAGCTGCTCTTGGTCCAGTTCTTATGATTGTAGGAAAGCTTGTCTGGTCAATAGGAACTATTATGACCAAAGGACCTCTAATAATAGGAGGAATTACTAAGATAGTTGGAATATTTACAGGCACACTTATACCAGCAATCACTGCAGTAGTATCAGCCATTGGTATTGTTCCTATTGCTATTGGTGCAGTAATAGCGGGTCTAGTTCTTTTATGGAAGAAGTGCGACTGGTTTAGAGAAGGACTTATCTCTATTTGGGATACTATCAAAGAATCAACAGTTGCTATTTGGAATGGAATAAAAGAATTCTTCGCCAATCTATGGCAAGGAATATCTGATTCATGGACAAGCACTTGGACTGAAATTACTACTTTCTTATCAGAATTCTGGTCTGGATTTATTGAAGGTGTTAAGACTACTTGGAAAGGCATCAAGGACTTCTTTGCCAACCTATGGAATGGACTTTCTGAAGGATGGAATACTATCTGGACATCTATAACAACTTTTCTAACTGAATCTTGGAATACCTTTATTGAGGGAGCCAAGAGTTTATGGCAAAGTTTAGGAGAATTCTTTACAAGCCTTTGGACAGGAATTAAAACTATTTTTACCAATATATGGACAGCTATTTCAACTACAACTACAGAAGTATTTACAGCAGTTAGTGAGTTTATCAGGACTACTTGGGAAAGTATTAAGACTTTAATTTCAACAGTTCTAGATGCAATCAAAGTAAAAGTAGAGACTATTTGGAATGGACTAAAAGAGTTTTTAACAACAGTTATTACTGCTATTGGAGAATTTATTTCTACATCCTGGACAAACATAAAAACTACAATTGAGACTATCTTGACTTCTATTAAGGCAGTTCTTGAATCAGTCTGGAACGGGATAAAGACCTTTATGTCATCAACAATGAATAACATTAAGTCCTTTGTTTCATCTGCTTGGAACTCCATAAAGTCGACTATTTCATCTGCAGTGAATACTGCAAAGTCAGCAGTATCATCTGCATTTAATTCCATGAGATCAAGTATTTCATCAACCATGTCAAATATTCAGTCCACTATTAGAAATGGATTTAATAATGAAGTTAATCACATTAAAAATTTGGCATCCCAAGCTTATACATGGGGAGCCGATATGATTAACGGAATTGCTAGAGGGATTAGAAGTGCAATTAGCAATGTTACATCGGCTGTATCGAATGTAGCATCAACTATTAGGTCTTACCTGCACTTCTCTGTTCCAGATGTTGGTCCACTTACTGACTACGAATCATGGATGCCTGATTTTATGGAAGGTCTATCTAAGGGGATAGAAAAGAGCAGAAGATTAGTTCAATCTTCGATGGAAAATGTAGCAAGTGATATGGTTTTAAGTCCCAATATATCATCTCTAGGTATTGGGAGACACGATAAAGAACCTATTGTAAATGGAATTGATATAGGAAGACAAATATCCGATGCACTTGCAAACATCAATTTAAAATCGGAAAATTCTGGAGATATAGTCATACCAGTTTATCTTGGAGGGACTCTCCTTGATGAAGTTATTGTTAATGCATCTATGCGTAAGAATTTAAGAAGTGGAGGTAGATAA
- a CDS encoding helix-turn-helix transcriptional regulator: protein MKAQIIINLDQVLKNKNMTSKELAGRIGITEANLSILKTGKAKGIRFNTLASICKELDCQPGDLLEYVYNEE, encoded by the coding sequence ATGAAGGCTCAAATAATTATAAATCTGGATCAAGTATTAAAAAACAAAAATATGACATCAAAAGAGCTCGCAGGAAGGATAGGAATAACCGAAGCAAATTTATCAATATTAAAAACAGGAAAGGCCAAAGGTATCAGATTTAATACTTTAGCTAGCATTTGTAAAGAGCTTGATTGTCAACCAGGTGATTTATTGGAGTACGTTTATAACGAAGAGTAA
- a CDS encoding N-acetylmuramoyl-L-alanine amidase, giving the protein MSNSPLVQATILSPNHSGRRNQKITKIAIHHAAGVINGRNLAGVFVPRSRRASANYNLGSDGVIVLGVDESNRAWTTSSSWCDNRAVTIEVGNSTRGPQWLVSDYVLKRLIDLVTDICRRNGIYPCTYTGGKDGVLQKHEWYKNTNCPGPYLGSKFPYIANEVNKRLRGNNTVSKPTDGLYRVRKSWSDVKSQKGAFKNLENAKRCADRFRLKVFDANGKIVYPVGKTIDQLAREVISGKWGNGEERKRRLTNAGYDYYVIQKRVNELI; this is encoded by the coding sequence ATGAGTAATAGCCCATTAGTACAAGCAACAATTCTCTCACCTAACCATAGCGGTAGAAGAAATCAAAAGATTACTAAAATAGCTATCCACCACGCAGCTGGAGTTATAAATGGTAGAAATCTTGCTGGAGTATTTGTGCCAAGGTCAAGACGAGCATCAGCTAACTACAACTTAGGTTCAGACGGAGTTATTGTTTTAGGGGTTGATGAATCTAACAGAGCGTGGACAACCTCATCTTCCTGGTGTGATAACCGAGCAGTCACAATTGAAGTAGGGAACTCTACAAGAGGTCCTCAGTGGTTAGTTTCTGATTATGTTTTAAAAAGACTAATTGATTTAGTAACAGACATCTGCAGGAGAAATGGAATCTATCCTTGTACCTATACAGGAGGTAAGGATGGCGTTCTTCAAAAACACGAGTGGTATAAAAACACTAACTGTCCTGGTCCATATCTAGGAAGTAAGTTTCCATATATAGCAAATGAAGTTAATAAAAGACTAAGAGGCAATAATACTGTTAGTAAACCAACAGATGGACTATATAGAGTTAGAAAATCTTGGTCTGATGTAAAAAGCCAGAAAGGTGCATTTAAGAATTTAGAAAATGCCAAAAGATGTGCCGATAGATTCAGATTAAAAGTATTCGATGCTAATGGCAAGATAGTATATCCAGTCGGAAAGACAATCGACCAATTAGCAAGAGAAGTTATAAGTGGAAAATGGGGGAATGGAGAAGAGAGAAAAAGAAGGTTAACTAATGCTGGATATGATTATTATGTTATTCAAAAAAGAGTAAATGAATTAATTTAA
- a CDS encoding type II toxin-antitoxin system YafQ family toxin, which produces MKYKIKFTKRFKKDLKQAKKQGKDIEKLFDIIEKIARDETLDEKYRDHSLTGNYKGTRECHIEPDFLLIYEKIEEVLVLSLVRTGSHSELFK; this is translated from the coding sequence TTGAAGTATAAAATAAAGTTTACAAAGAGATTTAAAAAAGACCTAAAGCAGGCTAAAAAACAAGGGAAAGATATTGAAAAGTTGTTTGATATTATTGAAAAAATAGCTAGAGATGAAACTCTTGATGAAAAATATAGAGATCATTCATTAACGGGAAATTACAAGGGGACTCGTGAATGTCATATAGAGCCAGATTTTTTATTAATATATGAAAAAATAGAAGAGGTTTTAGTATTATCTCTAGTAAGGACTGGCTCACACTCTGAATTATTTAAGTAA
- a CDS encoding phage tail protein has product MANKVKFNICNVHYALFDKTEEGVIKYKTPVPMPGAVSISLDPNGEPESFYADGIEYYTISNNMGYDGDLEIALIPESFRTDVLMEKSDSNKVLIESSNSETANFALLFEFDGDQKKIRHVMYNCSAARPTLEGETNEESREVQPETLSIQARPLPNGNVKARTGEETTKETYDGWYKSVYMPTETTVTPSRASVGGK; this is encoded by the coding sequence ATGGCTAATAAAGTTAAATTTAATATTTGTAACGTACATTACGCTCTCTTTGATAAAACCGAAGAGGGCGTTATTAAATATAAGACACCAGTGCCAATGCCTGGTGCTGTTTCGATTTCATTAGATCCAAATGGAGAACCTGAAAGCTTTTATGCAGATGGAATTGAATACTACACTATTTCAAACAATATGGGCTATGACGGAGATTTAGAAATCGCCCTTATTCCAGAGTCCTTTAGGACTGATGTTTTGATGGAAAAATCAGATTCTAACAAAGTTCTAATTGAGTCATCAAATTCTGAAACTGCAAACTTTGCACTGTTATTTGAGTTTGATGGCGATCAAAAGAAAATCCGTCATGTCATGTATAACTGCTCAGCAGCAAGACCTACTCTCGAAGGAGAAACTAATGAAGAATCAAGAGAAGTTCAACCGGAAACCTTGTCAATTCAAGCAAGACCACTTCCAAATGGAAATGTAAAGGCTAGAACAGGTGAAGAAACTACGAAGGAAACTTACGATGGTTGGTACAAGTCGGTCTATATGCCAACAGAAACGACAGTAACACCTTCAAGAGCAAGTGTTGGAGGTAAATAA
- a CDS encoding ABC transporter ATP-binding protein/permease — protein MKRLWQLAEGEHKGLKLSIFLAVIGVLLGMLPYFGVSKIVYGLFVGNKDFSFYLPWCFLILIGYCLKPIFYAKALAESHKATFSVLRNVRIMLLEKLPKMPLGTIIDTHSGDLKTTIVDQVEKMERPLAHLLPEMTANILGPVSIFIYLLILDWRMALLSLVSIPVGMFFMSLIMKGYAEDYSKSVATNTEMNKTIVEYVGGIEVIKTFNQGEKSYGKFTDKVIANASFYYHWMKKCQMPVSLSKNISPTTLITVLPVGWIMFINGSLEMSTFITAIILSLGIAGPLLAAINFVDALAQTGTTVGRIDEILNGTEQVHRRERVHLKNHDIAIKNLHFSYEPGEEVIKGIDMVIRERSLNAFVGPSGSGKSTIAKLIAGFWDVEQGEISIGGINLFNIPLEQLYDLVAFVSQDIFLFNDTIMENIRMGKPSASDEEVIEIAKASGCHDFIMALEHGYQTKVGSGGNHLSGGEKQRITIARAMIKDAPIIILDEATAYIDPENEQVLQKAINKLIQGKTIIMIAHRLSTITNADQIYLIDHGKLVASGNHEELLKENKLYQAMWEAHIGGKEVA, from the coding sequence ATGAAACGCCTATGGCAGCTGGCAGAAGGAGAACATAAAGGCCTCAAGCTTTCCATTTTCTTGGCAGTTATTGGGGTTCTTTTAGGTATGTTGCCTTATTTTGGCGTAAGCAAAATTGTTTATGGTTTGTTTGTTGGAAATAAAGATTTTTCCTTCTACCTACCTTGGTGTTTTCTAATCTTGATTGGCTATTGCTTAAAACCAATTTTTTACGCCAAGGCCTTGGCAGAGTCCCATAAAGCAACCTTCTCTGTTCTAAGAAATGTACGAATCATGCTCTTGGAAAAGCTGCCTAAAATGCCTCTTGGTACGATTATTGACACCCATAGTGGTGATTTAAAGACAACCATTGTTGATCAAGTAGAAAAAATGGAACGACCTTTGGCTCACTTATTGCCTGAGATGACGGCGAATATTTTAGGGCCTGTATCCATCTTCATCTATCTATTAATTTTAGATTGGAGAATGGCTTTATTGTCACTCGTTTCAATTCCGGTAGGTATGTTTTTTATGTCATTAATTATGAAAGGTTATGCAGAAGATTATAGTAAGTCGGTTGCGACCAATACCGAAATGAATAAAACAATTGTTGAGTATGTTGGCGGAATTGAAGTGATTAAAACTTTTAATCAAGGCGAAAAATCCTATGGGAAATTCACCGATAAAGTGATAGCTAATGCTTCATTTTATTATCATTGGATGAAAAAATGTCAAATGCCAGTGTCCTTATCCAAGAACATTTCACCAACAACTTTGATTACGGTATTACCTGTTGGTTGGATCATGTTTATTAATGGAAGTTTAGAGATGTCAACCTTTATTACGGCCATCATCCTTTCTCTTGGTATAGCCGGTCCCTTACTAGCTGCTATTAACTTTGTCGATGCCTTAGCTCAAACAGGGACAACTGTCGGACGAATTGATGAAATCTTAAATGGGACAGAACAAGTTCATCGTAGAGAAAGAGTTCATTTAAAAAATCATGACATTGCTATCAAGAATCTACATTTCTCCTATGAACCAGGAGAAGAAGTTATTAAAGGAATCGATATGGTAATTCGAGAGCGAAGTTTAAATGCCTTTGTTGGTCCAAGTGGTTCAGGAAAGTCAACCATTGCCAAGTTAATTGCTGGTTTCTGGGACGTAGAACAGGGAGAAATATCGATTGGCGGAATTAATTTATTCAATATTCCACTTGAACAACTCTATGATTTAGTTGCTTTTGTTTCGCAGGATATTTTCCTTTTTAACGATACCATCATGGAAAATATTCGAATGGGCAAGCCTTCGGCTAGCGATGAAGAAGTGATTGAAATTGCCAAAGCTTCTGGTTGTCATGATTTTATTATGGCTTTAGAGCATGGATATCAGACCAAAGTAGGGAGTGGAGGAAACCATTTATCAGGCGGTGAAAAACAGAGGATCACCATTGCTAGAGCCATGATAAAAGATGCTCCAATTATCATATTAGATGAAGCGACGGCTTATATTGATCCTGAAAATGAGCAAGTTTTACAAAAAGCAATTAATAAGCTTATTCAGGGAAAAACTATCATTATGATTGCTCATAGGTTATCAACAATAACCAATGCAGACCAGATTTATCTCATTGATCATGGCAAACTTGTAGCAAGTGGCAATCATGAAGAACTTCTTAAAGAAAATAAGCTTTATCAAGCCATGTGGGAAGCACATATCGGTGGAAAGGAGGTGGCTTAG
- a CDS encoding phage holin family protein gives MNKFFEILKVCFTAIGGWLGFYLGSVDAFIYTLLAFVIADYLTGVLRAGVERKLSSSIGFKGIAKKIMIFIVVGIANLCDVNLIKGDGTMIRTAIIFFYIANEGLSILENSVALGLPVPEKLKRVLEQFKEEK, from the coding sequence ATGAACAAATTCTTTGAAATACTAAAAGTATGTTTTACAGCTATCGGAGGATGGTTGGGATTTTATCTTGGAAGTGTAGATGCTTTTATATACACACTACTTGCTTTTGTGATTGCTGACTATCTAACAGGAGTTTTAAGAGCAGGGGTTGAAAGAAAGCTATCCTCATCCATAGGATTTAAAGGGATAGCTAAAAAGATTATGATTTTTATAGTTGTAGGAATAGCAAACCTATGTGATGTAAATTTAATTAAAGGTGATGGAACAATGATAAGAACAGCCATCATCTTTTTTTATATAGCAAATGAAGGTCTTTCTATTTTAGAAAATTCTGTAGCTTTAGGTTTGCCAGTACCAGAAAAATTAAAAAGAGTATTGGAACAATTCAAGGAGGAAAAATAA
- a CDS encoding TetR/AcrR family transcriptional regulator, giving the protein MTEITGYDLTHKKIMDSGKVNFLNDGYERANLRKICKDAGVTTGAFYRHFNDKEDLFISLVDPLAKELLGFYNKFEEESFQNIEKNCGEDLSKINIEGSIESALYMFSKKDLFNLLIYKSYGTKYDNFIELLVEKEDINRHKAFHIISKKKNIKSEVPKDAMHLLNHAYINALCEIIMHSQTEEEVKLNTRIISKFFYDGWEKLRGF; this is encoded by the coding sequence ATGACAGAAATTACTGGTTATGATTTAACACATAAAAAGATTATGGATAGTGGCAAAGTTAATTTTTTAAATGATGGCTATGAACGAGCTAATTTAAGAAAAATTTGTAAAGATGCTGGAGTTACAACGGGTGCTTTTTACAGGCATTTTAATGATAAAGAAGATTTATTTATCAGTTTAGTTGATCCATTGGCAAAAGAACTTTTGGGTTTTTATAACAAGTTTGAAGAGGAATCTTTTCAAAACATAGAAAAAAATTGTGGAGAAGATTTATCAAAAATTAACATTGAAGGGTCAATTGAATCTGCATTATATATGTTTAGCAAAAAAGATTTATTTAATCTCTTAATATATAAATCATATGGTACGAAATATGATAATTTTATAGAGCTTCTTGTGGAAAAGGAAGATATAAATAGACATAAAGCGTTTCATATTATTTCAAAGAAAAAGAATATAAAATCAGAAGTCCCTAAAGATGCAATGCATTTGTTAAACCATGCTTATATTAATGCATTGTGTGAAATTATAATGCATTCTCAAACAGAAGAAGAAGTAAAGTTAAACACAAGAATAATTTCGAAATTTTTTTATGATGGATGGGAGAAATTGAGAGGTTTTTAA
- a CDS encoding ABC transporter ATP-binding protein/permease encodes MLSGLRKIWAFADKERINLNKSVIFEFVYAIFNMLQIGAIYFVLQALVTKDFNSFIALKVFLMLLVSIVGRSYANYFAQLDQTHAGYFMVANRRISIGKMLKTVPMGFFNENNIGKVTGVLTTVLDDVENTAPMVLVVMMSGFINSFVFTLMILFFEWRNGLIVIAGTVLYLYITSVMEKKSRTLAPKRQEAQSLLVETILEYIQGMPIIKSFNLTGKGDQTVRSALEESRSANLALEKLFTPYTIGQELVLRISSVAMIVLSLYFYINGTMDLLKAIMCIIMSFLVFASIQSAGSAMATLRVATSSIEQVETTENMPQMDIEGQKITPHHTDIEFNNVSFSYDKIPILREVSVHIPEKAMTAIIGPSGSGKSTMCSLISRFWDVDQGSISIGDVNIKNYTLESLMDLISTVFQNVYLFQDTIENNIKFGKPQAKKEEVIEVAKKAQCHDFIMNLPEGYQTIIGEGGTSLSGGERQRISIARAMIKNAPIIIFDEATANVDPENEDKLQQAIESLTKNKTVIMVAHRLKTVKNANQIIVLKDGKLEEVGKHEDLIRKEGTYKKFIEAREETESWKIKQNKEDFNEESINSKGFN; translated from the coding sequence ATGTTAAGTGGACTTCGAAAGATATGGGCATTTGCAGATAAGGAACGAATAAATTTAAACAAGTCTGTTATTTTTGAATTTGTGTATGCCATCTTCAATATGTTGCAAATAGGAGCCATTTACTTTGTGCTCCAAGCCTTGGTGACAAAAGATTTTAATTCCTTTATAGCACTGAAGGTTTTTCTTATGCTGTTGGTAAGTATTGTCGGAAGGTCTTATGCCAACTATTTTGCTCAATTAGATCAAACGCATGCTGGGTATTTTATGGTAGCTAATCGAAGAATAAGTATAGGAAAAATGCTGAAGACGGTTCCAATGGGATTCTTTAATGAAAATAATATTGGAAAAGTGACTGGTGTTTTAACAACTGTTCTAGATGACGTTGAGAACACAGCTCCTATGGTTTTAGTTGTTATGATGAGTGGCTTCATTAACTCATTTGTGTTCACCCTGATGATTTTATTTTTCGAGTGGAGAAATGGGCTGATTGTTATAGCAGGAACGGTTTTATATCTATATATTACTTCTGTCATGGAAAAAAAGTCGAGGACACTTGCTCCAAAAAGGCAAGAGGCACAATCTCTTTTAGTAGAAACGATCTTGGAATATATCCAGGGAATGCCGATCATTAAATCCTTTAATTTAACAGGAAAAGGAGACCAAACCGTACGCTCGGCACTAGAAGAAAGTCGCTCAGCCAATCTAGCCTTGGAGAAATTATTTACACCCTATACCATCGGGCAAGAGCTCGTTTTAAGAATTTCCAGTGTTGCCATGATTGTCCTTTCACTTTATTTTTATATCAATGGCACCATGGATTTATTGAAAGCAATTATGTGTATCATCATGTCATTCCTGGTGTTTGCAAGTATTCAATCCGCAGGATCCGCCATGGCGACATTAAGAGTTGCAACAAGTTCTATAGAACAAGTAGAAACAACAGAAAATATGCCTCAGATGGATATTGAGGGCCAGAAGATTACGCCTCATCATACAGATATTGAATTCAATAATGTTAGCTTTTCTTATGATAAAATACCTATTTTAAGGGAGGTTTCCGTTCATATTCCGGAAAAGGCTATGACAGCCATTATTGGACCAAGTGGATCTGGTAAGAGCACCATGTGTTCGCTTATTTCTAGATTTTGGGACGTGGATCAAGGCAGCATATCGATTGGAGATGTCAATATTAAAAACTACACGCTTGAATCCTTAATGGATTTAATTAGCACCGTATTCCAAAATGTTTATCTTTTCCAAGATACCATCGAAAATAATATAAAATTTGGCAAACCACAAGCTAAGAAGGAAGAAGTCATAGAAGTGGCAAAAAAAGCCCAATGCCATGACTTTATTATGAATTTGCCAGAAGGCTATCAAACCATCATAGGCGAAGGTGGCACATCTCTTTCAGGCGGAGAAAGACAAAGAATATCAATAGCAAGGGCTATGATAAAAAATGCCCCGATTATTATTTTTGACGAAGCTACAGCAAATGTTGATCCAGAAAATGAGGATAAACTTCAACAAGCCATAGAAAGTTTAACAAAAAACAAAACGGTTATAATGGTTGCTCATAGGTTAAAGACTGTTAAAAATGCGAATCAGATTATAGTTCTTAAAGACGGAAAATTAGAGGAGGTGGGGAAACATGAAGATTTAATTAGAAAAGAAGGCACTTATAAGAAATTTATAGAAGCAAGAGAAGAAACAGAAAGCTGGAAGATTAAACAAAATAAGGAGGATTTCAATGAAGAATCGATTAACAGCAAAGGATTTAATTAA
- a CDS encoding type II toxin-antitoxin system RelB/DinJ family antitoxin, with product MATTNLNIRTDKEIKEAAEKIYSSLGLNMTTAINMFLRASIRESGIPFELKLDVPSDETIKAIEEGRMIAKDTNVKSYDNMDDLRKALEV from the coding sequence ATGGCTACAACAAATTTGAATATAAGGACAGATAAAGAAATAAAAGAAGCAGCAGAAAAAATATACTCTAGTTTAGGTTTAAATATGACCACTGCAATTAACATGTTTTTAAGGGCGAGTATTAGAGAAAGTGGCATTCCCTTTGAATTAAAACTTGATGTTCCTAGTGATGAAACTATAAAAGCGATTGAAGAAGGAAGAATGATAGCTAAAGATACGAATGTGAAATCCTATGACAATATGGATGACTTGAGGAAAGCCCTTGAAGTATAA
- a CDS encoding DUF2975 domain-containing protein translates to MKSFIFKIAIILSKVLRYISYLGAGFTLLGSVLTLIFKDDVIQVVESNQFNLQEVSLPFIIYSCLSALMIFIIAGFSLDKFEKILVNLEKKDYFSDLNSKYSRDILIALIILTICQIISMLVFNYLKVDNISSVFNLTIKDYLTNIILMVIAFSSMMIFNSGKSLKEDSESII, encoded by the coding sequence ATGAAGAGTTTTATTTTTAAAATAGCGATTATATTATCTAAGGTTTTAAGATATATTTCATATTTAGGAGCAGGTTTTACCTTGCTTGGAAGTGTATTAACTCTGATTTTTAAAGATGATGTAATACAAGTAGTTGAATCTAATCAATTTAATCTACAAGAAGTTTCACTTCCTTTTATTATTTATTCATGCTTGAGTGCTCTTATGATATTCATTATTGCTGGTTTCTCATTGGATAAATTTGAGAAGATTTTAGTGAATTTAGAGAAGAAAGATTATTTTTCAGACTTAAATTCAAAATATTCGAGAGATATATTAATAGCACTTATAATTCTGACGATTTGTCAAATTATTTCTATGCTAGTTTTCAATTATCTTAAAGTGGACAATATTAGCAGTGTTTTTAATTTAACTATTAAGGATTATTTAACGAATATAATTTTGATGGTTATAGCATTTTCATCAATGATGATATTTAATTCGGGAAAATCCTTAAAAGAAGATTCGGAAAGTATAATTTGA